From the Takifugu flavidus isolate HTHZ2018 chromosome 12, ASM371156v2, whole genome shotgun sequence genome, one window contains:
- the clns1a gene encoding methylosome subunit pICln, translating into MGLLKNLVPPTEGVRHEQPETTVEVDGQKLGSGTLFVAEALLSWFDGSGMGFSLEYPTIGLHAISRDTSAYPQEHLYVMVNGKLSDENEAEMREKAAGDEADSGNSDDDGDDDDDDGVITEVRFVPSDKAALESMFSAMCECQALHPDPEDEDSDNDFEGEEYDLEGAGMGETFQHTPNTTHTQTHITSTVEICFVCMELTSHQDNF; encoded by the exons ATGGGGCTCCTGAAAAACCTCGTTCCTCCCACCGAGGGAGTGCGACACGAACAGCCCGAGACTACGGTGGAGGTGGACGGCCAGAAGCTGGGCAGCGGCACGCTGTTCGTAGCTGAAGC GCTTTTGTCGTGGTTCGATGGCTCAGGAATGGGTTTCTCGCTGGAGTATCCCACCATCGGCCTGCACGCCATCTCCAGAGACACCAGCGCTTACCCACAGGAACACCTGTATGTCATGGTCAATGGAAAGCTCTCAG ATGAgaatgaggcagagatgagggaaAAAGCAGCCGGGGATGAAGCTGACAGCGGTAACAGCGACGATGacggcgatgatgatgatgatgacggggTGATCACAGAGGTTCGATTTGTGCCGAGCGACAAGGCGGCAC tggAGTCCATGTTCTCAGCCATGTGCGAGTGCCAGGCCCTTCACCCAGACCCGGAGGATGAAGACTCCGACAATGACTTTGAAGGAGAGGAGTACGACTTGGAGGGGGCCGGTATGGGGGAAACattccaacacacacccaacacaacacacacacaaacacacataactTCAACAGTAGAAATTTGCTTTGTTTGCATGGAACTTACCAGCCACCAGGACAACTTTTAA
- the rsf1a gene encoding remodeling and spacing factor 1 → MSAPVVLRSSGPALCPSFAEVCSFLERYGGALDLPEVTFPQMERYLRDTTAVPKPLVELHIKLLRKLGKSVTTDRWEKYLAKVCQDLNNTWAWELEQKGYQEMSMECKSGILKYLCECQFDENLKFKTAINEEDPERMRLQPVGRDRQGLLYWLQLDHEQNIRLYTEEQDDLDGSTWTCIVRSRNDLADALELLKAQVNPSTTQEQEQTQAGLGGISPMQKDTVVKQEQMQPIKLESTEVKEEKLCCKSPPFNNRVSTITTVIKSEVRNADAPRNSVSVVMAPHSTTTKPEMNKVEEAERAVVKSIQQAKIPLKKRELKLAESYHSNHHTSTNSSSIIVCNPSVTQTKDGSAREGNASDSIAGQAASQQQQVPVTTPRQDLASGRTSQTLPHREGQNGVIGLVGHVGVICSPSEHHRVLGAQPEEPHRSRSDAQNSRVAEDEREVRRQTVLVRKGAVENEMVGLAAPEIDVNLSKPDQPETSERQPDSVDASVVKRSLEASDQQTAKGEDQLDQKREPSPQQKPDIQTSEEPEVELAVTVPPVTQNLEKDPKVEETKAGVKDSRLEAEEKRRPPDKAFSELQKEGIRLKIKIPPQRRNKSKGKGDRQEKEGKQDVQDEGMPLRRSARICRPSSKAAENTRKKPLRKQLEEEEREEDDEDEQDSASKKPGTADSVTHIRKQRGKRRHRRRWSNFRLKKRKLNGEGDLEQGDGNQAEQEEGNSEESCKSEENPIEDACSHCGLPNHPELILLCDSCDSGYHTACLRPPLMLIPDGEWFCPPCQHKLLCEKLEEQLHNLDSALKKKERAERRRERLVYVGISEENIIRDGDADEEKDETSAKIKSKKNKGLGRRSTRTRKHISYRFDDFDDAIDEAIEEDIRELCDGSGKDLANFSEDNRESQRPIRSQTCPAINRKRRRFNDLEGDSTPAESEDEFLLSNSSEDEDFGASVADDDDEDEDAGSDIGSVDSRAHSRRTAHSRGSCKRKPIQTQRKARKWQRGRRRCSSEEEEDDSEEEMEWCSDMTDSDSDKKRRGLRRGQRQDVNYCEVSDSSDNSRASAKRRKVSLHRRHREEHLSSDYSDAPLSSGDSDEEDDYEDAAVDEQKRRKEQQRRSKDEEVGGQGRWLKRKKKDLDRWTRLKREEEEPERMGRGKRREILSQQRRQRLAQMLKKRRRCMEEESEEESESDSSSDEDRPVRKRLNRIDSDDEEEEEEARQKTKNSLVAEERADSRHVGDAQEKGQGCSLVLHRSHWTLNFPDSADVDGQSILNGPLRSEEEEEREKGRSHRDSLNSAQNSPRS, encoded by the exons ATGTCGGCTCCGGTGGTGCTAAGGAGCTCCGGCCCGGCGCTCTGCCCGAGCTTCGCGGAGGTCTGCTCGTTCCTGGAGCGCTACGGGGGTGCCCTGGATCTCCCGGAGGTGACTTTCCCGCAGATGGAGCGCTATCTGCGGGACACAACCGCAG TTCCCAAACCTCTTGTGGAGCTGCACATCAAGTTGCTCAGGAAGCTGGGGAAGTCTGTGACCACTGACCGCTGGGAGAAATACCTGGCTAAG GTTTGCCAGGATCTCAACAACACCTGGGCgtgggagctggagcagaagggGTATCAGGAAATGTCCATGGAGTGCAAATCCGGCATACTTAAG TACCTGTGCGAGTGTCAGTTTGACGAGAACTTGAAGTTCAAGACGGCGATCAATGAGGAGGACCCGGAGAGGATGCGGCTGCAGCCTGTAGGCCGGGACCGGCAGGGCTTGTTGTACTGGCTTCAGCTGGACCACGAGCAGAATATCCGGTTatacacagaggagcaggatgaTTTAGACGGGTCCACGTGGACGTGCATCGTGAG GTCACGTAACGACCTGGCCGACGCTCTGGAACTCTTGAAGGCGCAGGTGAATCCAAGCACGacgcaggagcaggagcagactcAGGCTGGACTGGGGGGCATCAGCCCCATGCAGAAAGATACTG tTGTAAAGCAGGAGCAGATGCAGCCCATCAAGCTGGAAAGCACCGAAGTGAAAGAGGAGAAGTTGTGCTGCAAATCCCCCCCCTTTAATAACCGCGTGAGCACCATCACGACCGTCATCAAATCGGAAGTCAGGAACGCCGACGCCCCCAGAAACTCTGTGTCGGTCGTCATGGCGCCTCATTCCACCACGACAAAACCAGAAATGAACAAAGTGGAAGAGGCAGAGCGAGCGGTCGTCAAGAGCATCCAGCAGGCGAAGATACCACTGAAGAAGAGAGAACTTAAGCTTGCAGAGAGTTACCACAGCAACCaccacaccagcaccaacagTTCCAGTATCATTGTTTGTAACCCTTCAGTGACTCAGACTAAAGACGGCAGCGCGAGAGAGGGGAACGCGTCCGACTCGATCGCTGGTCAGGCTGCCTCCCAGCAACAGCAAGTCCCGGTGACGACGCCAAGGCAGGACCTCGCCAGCGGGAGAACATCCCAAACCCTGCCCCACAGAGAGGGACAAAACGGAGTCATCGGGCTCGTGGGTCACGTAGGTGTCATTTGCAGCCCCTCCGAGCATCACAGAGTTCTCGGCGCCCAGCCGGAAGAACCACACAGGTCCCGTTCGGACGCTCAGAATTCCAGAGTTGCGGAAGATGAGCGGGAGGTCAGGCGACAGACGGTGCTGGTCAGGAAAGGAGCTGTTGAGAACGAGATGGTGGGTCTTGCGGCGCCAGAAATCGACGTTAATCTGTCAAAACCCGATCAGCCTGAAACCTCCGAGAGACAGCCGGATTCTGTAGATGCTTCCGTAGTGAAACGCTCCTTAGAGGCTTCCGACCAACAAACGGCCAAAGGAGAAGACCAACTGGACCAGAAAAGAGAGCCCAGCCCTCAACAGAAACCTGACATCCAGACGTCAGAAGAGCCCGAGGTCGAGTTGGCTGTCACGGTTCCACCCGTTACACAGAACCTGGAGAAGGACCCTAAGGTGGAGGAGACCAAAGCCGGGGTGAAGGACAGCCGGCTGGAGGCGGAGGAGAAACGACGGCCTCCCGACAAAGCCTTCTCGGAGCTCCAGAAAGAAGGGATCAGGTTAAAGATCAAAATCCCCCCCCAGCGCAGAAACAAGTCCAAGGGGAAAGGAGACAGGCAGGAGAAAGAAGGCAAGCAGGATGTGCAGGATGAAGGCATGCCCCTGCGAAGATCTGCAAGGATCTGCAG GCCCAGCTCGAAGGCAGCAGAGAACACGAGGAAGAAGCCACTGcggaaacagctggaggaagaggagagggaagaggacgACGAAGACGAGCAAGACTCGGCTTCGAAGAAACCAGGGACCGCAGACTCTGTCACTCACATCAGGAAACAGAGG GGTAAAAGGAGACACCGTCGCCGCTGGTCCAATTTCCGCTTGAAGAAGCGAAAGCTGAACGGAGAAGGAGACTTGGAACAAGGAGATGGGAACcaagcagagcaggaagaaggGAATTCAGAAGAATCTTGTAAGTCTGAAGAAAATCCAATAGAGGACGCCTGCAGTCACTGTGGTCTGCCCAACCACCCCGAACTG atttTGCTGTGTGACTCTTGTGATAGCGGATACCACACCGCCTGCTTGAGGCCGCCACTCATGCTGATTCCAGACGGAGAGTGGTTCTGTCCGCCCTGCCAGCAT AAGCTGCTGtgtgagaagctggaggagcagctgcacaaCCTGGACAGCGCGCTGAAGAAAAAAGAGCGCGCGGAGAGGAG GAGGGAGAGGCTGGTGTACGTGGGAATCAGCGAGGAGAACATCATCCGG GACGGAGACGCAGACGAAGAGAAGGACGAGACGTCGGCAAAAATcaaatccaaaaaaaacaaaggtctGGGACGGAGGTCAACGAGAACCAGAAAGCACATCAGCTACAG GTTTGATGATTTTGATGATGCTATTGATGAGGCTATAGAGGAGGACATCAGGGAGCTCTGTGACG GAAGCGGCAAAGACTTGGCCAACTTCTCAGAGGACAACAGAGAGAGTCAGCGGCCCATTCGAAGCCAGACGTGTCCTGCCATCAACAGGAAGAGGCGGCGATTCAACGACCTGGAGGGCGATAGCACACCGGCAGAGAGTGAAGACGAGTTTCTGCTCAGCAACAG CTCAGAGGATGAAGATTTCGGTGCGTCAGTggcagatgatgatgacgaagatgaAGATGCTGGCAGCGACATCGGCAGCGTGGACAGCAGGGCCCACTCCAGACGGACGGCCCACTCCAGGGGGTCGTGTAAACGCAAACCCATCCAAACCCAGCGCAAGGCCAGGAAGTGGCAGCGAGGGAGGCGGAGGTGCTCctccgaggaagaggaggacgacagCGAGGAAGAAATGG AGTGGTGCAGCGACATGACCGACAGTGACTCTGACAAAAAGAGGCGGGGCCTGAGACGGGGGCAGCGCCAGGACGTCAACTACTGCGAGGTCTCCGATTCATCGGACAACTCGCGGGCGTCCGCCAAAAGGCGCAAAGTCAGCCTCCACAGACGGCACCGAGAGGAGCATCTGTCCAGCGATTACAGCGATG CACCACTTTCTTCTGGAGACTCTGATGAGGAGGACGACTACGAGGATGCAGCGGTAGATgagcaaaagaggagaaaggagcagcagaggagaagtAAAGATGAGGAGGTCGGAGGCCAGGGCAGGTggctgaaaaggaaaaagaaggacCTAGACAGATGGACGAGActgaagagggaagaggaggagccggaGAGGATGGgcagggggaagaggagggagatctTGTCCCAGCAGCGGCGCCAGCGCCTCGCACAAATGCTGAAAAAGCGGCGGCGCTGCATGGAGGAGGAGTCGGAAGAGGAGTCGGAGTCGGACTCGTCCTCCGACGAGGACCGCCCCGTCCGCAAAAGACTCAACCGCATTGACTCTgacgacgaggaggaggaagaggaagcgaGACAAAAGACGAAAAACTCTTTGGTGGCGGAGGAGAGAGCCGACAGCAGACATGTCGGTGATGCTCAGGAAAAAGGGCAGGGATGTAGCCTGGTCCTACACCGCTCGCATTGGACCCTGAACTTCCCGGACAGTGCAGATGTAGACGGACAGAGCATCCTCAACGGCCCCTTACgttcagaagaggaggaagagcgggagaaggggcggagccacagaGACTCGTTAAACTCGGCCCAGAACAGTCCGCGCTCGTGA
- the panx1a gene encoding pannexin-1a, whose product MAIAHVATEYVFSDFLLKEPNQARYRSVRTELALDKLVTCVAVGLPLLLISLAFAQEVSVGTQISCFAPANFTWKQAAYVDSYCWAAVHTHTLPLWLHKFFPYILLLVAVLMYTPALVWRFSAAPLLQSDLSFIMEELDHCYNRAVTLAKRMTTSGLLTSDGDPTEGCFNYPLVETFLMTKRSSRMLLLYYLLCRGLTCITLLCACIYLGYYLRLASLTDEFGCALRVGLLVSDPYVPDEVQCKLIAVGVFSLLSLVNLVVFIALIPAVIYASLRPLLCHGYTRSLQTYQLLPTVGVLPTPDGQWDDLSIYLLFLDENISELKSFKYIKVLELLRRRDQYSRENFDAMRLLQTLCLVKMDTVDGNKAASKQAPAKPRAAEPARSSSGQKAEGAEDCPNSDTDKQDQVETEMKELAPLLPGNSHDTETVMEEL is encoded by the exons ATGGCCATCGCACACGTGGCTACTGAGTATGTGTTCAGCGATTTTCTGCTGAAAGAGCCCAACCAGGCTCGGTACCGCAGCGTTCGGACGGAGCTGGCGTTGGACAAGTTGGTGACCTGTGTGGCGGTGGGGCTGCCCCTCCTGCTCATCTCTCTGGCCTTTGCTCAGGAGGTTTCTGTTG GGACTCAGATCAGCTGCTTTGCTCCTGCTAACTTCACGTGGAAGCAAGCGGCATATGTGGACTCGTACTGCTGGGCAGCtgtgcacactcacactctccctTTGTGGCTGCACAAG TTTTTCCCTtacatcctgctgctggtggccgTGCTGATGTACACCCCCGCGCTGGTTTGGAGGTTCTCAGCGGCGCCCCTCCTGCAGTCGGACCTCAGCTTCATCATGGAAGAGTTGGACCACTGTTACAACCGCGCCGTTACTCTGGCCAAGCGGATGACCACGTCAGGACTGCTCACCTCGGACGG TGACCCAACTGAAGGCTGCTTCAACTATCCACTGGTGGAGACCTTTCTGATGACCAAGCGCAGCTCGaggatgctgctgctctactaCCTGCTGTGTCGCGGCTTGACCTGCATCACGCTGCTGTGCGCCTGCATCTACCTGGGCTACTACCTGCGTCTGGCGTCCCTCACAGACGAGTTTGGCTGCGCGCTGCGCGTTGGCCTGCTTGTCAGTGACCCGTACGTCCCGGATGAGGTGCAGTGCAAGCTCATCGCTGTGGGGGTCTTCTCTCTGCTCAG CCTTGTCAACTTGGTCGTGTTCATCGCACTGATTCCCGCAGTGATCTACGCCAGCCTGCGCCCTCTCTTGTGCCACGGGTACACCCGCTCACTCCAAACCTACCAGTTACTGCCCACTGTGGGTGTCCTGCCCACCCCCGATGGCCAATGGGACGATCTCTCTATATATCTGCTGTTCCTTGACGAAAACATCAGTGAGCTAAAGTCCTTCAAATACATCAAG GTATTGGAGCTCTTGAGGAGACGAGACCAGTACTCGAGAGAGAACTTTGACGCGATGCGTCTGCTGCAGACTCTCTGCCTTGTGAAAATGGACACCGTGGACGGGAACAAAGCAGCCAGTAAACAGGCGCCGGCGAAACCCAGAGCAGCTGAGCCTGCCCGGAGCTCCTCAGGACAGAAagcagaaggagctgaggaCTGTCCCAACTCAGACACAGATAAACAGGACCAGGTGGAAACTGAGATGAAAG agctAGCTCCCCTGTTGCCAGGAAACAGCCATGATACAGAAACAGTGATGGAGGAACTCTAA